The following is a genomic window from Butyricimonas faecihominis.
ATTGCGCACAAATGCCGCCACGTATCTGGTGGCGGACATCGACCGGGGGGGAGTGTTTGCCTCCGTCTACGGTTCCATCGCCTTGCTTTCAGAGGAAGAAAAAAAATTGATTAAAGGAATTATCATCAACAAATTCAGAGGAGATATATCTCTTTTCGACGAGGGAAGAAAGATTATCCACGACCTCACGGGTATACCTGTTGTCGGCGTGATTCCCTATTTCAAGGACATTTATATCGAAGAAGAAGACTCCGTCTCACTGGAAACCAAAAACACCAAAGCCGGGAGCGGCAAGATTAACGTGGCCATCGTACTCCTGAAACGCCTTTCCAATTTCACGGACTTCAGCGTACTGGAACGAGACGAACGATTTCATGCTTACTACACGAATAACGTGGAAGAAATTGGCAAAGCCGACATCATTATCCTACCGGGAACGAAAAACACAATCTCCGATCTGCGAAACATCCGGGCAAACGGTATCGCGGAGGCAGTCATCCGGGCTCACAAGGAAGGTAAAAAAGTGATCGGTATTTGCGGGGGGTACCAGATGATGGGCGCCCGGATCGAGGACCCGGATCAGATAGAGGGTGACATGACCGCCATTCCCGGCTTGGGCATCCTTCCTCTTGTCACGATCATGGAACCTGAAAAAGTCACTCGCCAAGACCAATTCACCTTCCGCAATCACCCGGAAACCTGCAAGGGGTACGAGATTCACATGGGTCGAACAACCTTGTTGGACGGGGTTCCGGAATCTCCCTTGAACCGTTTACACGACGGGCGAACGGACGGCTATATCTTAAACGAAAGATGCTGGGGTAGTTACCTCCACGGAATTCTGGACAATGACATCGTCCTCAACGAACTGGCAGAAGGACTGACCCAAGCAACCCCCACAACCTTCAATTATACCGATTTCAAAGATCAACAATATAACAAACTGGCCGATCACGTACGCGCACACGTTGACCTGCCATACATTTATTCCACCCTTAAAACCAAGTAATATGCTGAACGGACACGGAGATGACATATACAAATCAAACACGGAAATAAAAGCTAATTTCTCCACCAACGTATGGTATGACGCGGACACGGATATTCTCCGTTCCATGCTGATCACCCAAATCGACAAAATATTCCATTACCCGGAGCCTGCCGCCGAATCATTCGTACGGGAAGTTGCCCGGTTCCACAACCTGCAACCACAAAACGTGATTGCCGGAAACGGTGCCACGGAACTGTTTTACCTGATCGCACACGCTTTCGAAGGGAGTAAAACCATCCTTCCCATTCCCTCTTTTTCGGAGTACGAAGACGCTTGCACCCTTTACAGGCACCAACAGATATTCGTACCCATAAAAGACTTTCAGGCAGGCCCCGCAGACTTAATGTTTATCTGCAACCCCAACAATCCTGACGGGCACGTGTGGAAGCTGGAAGAGATTGAAAATATTTTACAACAATACCCTCAAATGACACTTGTCGTGGACGAATCGTTCATTGACTTTGCCCCCACGGCACAGCCATCCGAACCGTTATTAGCCAGTTATCCTAATCTACTGGTCATTCATTCCATGACGAAAAGTTATGCCATCCCCGGATTACGCTTAGGCTATATGTTGGGCAGCGAAAACCTGATAGACCGGATCAAACGCTTCACCCACCCGTGGAACGTGAATGCACTAGCCATCGAGATCGGAAAATTCCTACTGCAAAATGGAAAATACCTTCTACCCGACACGGGCAGGTTGCTCAAGCGTAAGGAGAATTTTGTCCGCGCTTTCGATGAACTTCCCGGATACTCTCCCGTCCCCTCGGAAACCTCGTTTTTCCTTATTCACACGATACATAAATCCCACGTGTTAAAACAGGAACTATTGAAACAATTCGGGATTCTGATACGGGACGCCTCGAATTTCAGAGGTCTGGACGAACATTACTTCCGGGTAAACACACTCTCGGATGAAAAAAATCAGATGCTACTCCGGGCGTTGAGATTATTATCCATCACTGATTTATAATCGGTTACCATGTTCTCGTTTTCAATCGTCATCGTCCCTCTCATCATCGGGTATCTTCTCGATCTCATTTTTGGAGACCCCCGGAAATTACCTCATCCGATCGTAGCCTTCGGAAATATTATCGGATGGTGTGAACGACATTTCAACAAAGGGAAACACAAAAAACGAAACGGGTGCCTGATTGCCATCATCCTACCACTTTCCACACTCCTTTTAGGGGGACTTCTCGCCTTAGGAAGCTGGATGCTCCACCCCTTCGTGTATTACTGCGTCGCCTCCGTGTTCGTTTTCTACGGATTGGCGAACCACAGTCTTATACAGGAAGGCGGAGAAGTTATTCGAACCCTTGAAGAACAAGGATTGGACGCCGGACGAAAACGCTTGTCGTGGATTGTCGGTAGAGACACTAGCCAACTTCCCCCGAGAAAAATATATACCGCCGTGCTGGAAACCATGGCAGAGAATTTAAGTGACGGGGTAGTTGCCCCTTTATTCTTTTACGCCTTGGGAGGATTTCCTGCCATGATGGCTTATAAAATGGTAAACACGCTCGACTCCATGATCGGGTACAAAGATGCACGTTACAAAGATTTCGGGTGCTGTTCGGCTCATCTGGATGATGTACTGAATTATATCCCGGCCCGGCTAACAGCACTTCTGATCGTCCTGTCCGGCTACCGGAAAGGGATCTTTTCCTTCATCCGAAAATACGCCCGCCAACATGCCAGTCCCAACTCCGGTTACCCGGAATCCGCTATGGCCGGAATCCTCGATTGCCGTTTCGGGGGACCGAACATTTATCACGGAATACTCGTGGAAAAGCCTTACATCGGAACGAACGACAGGGAATTATCGATTAGGGATTACAAACGTGCCGCCCGCATCAATCAATCGGTATGCCTGATCACGGTAATCCTTATTTGCCTTGTTTTCATACCATTGATATAAAAG
Proteins encoded in this region:
- the cbiB gene encoding adenosylcobinamide-phosphate synthase CbiB yields the protein MFSFSIVIVPLIIGYLLDLIFGDPRKLPHPIVAFGNIIGWCERHFNKGKHKKRNGCLIAIILPLSTLLLGGLLALGSWMLHPFVYYCVASVFVFYGLANHSLIQEGGEVIRTLEEQGLDAGRKRLSWIVGRDTSQLPPRKIYTAVLETMAENLSDGVVAPLFFYALGGFPAMMAYKMVNTLDSMIGYKDARYKDFGCCSAHLDDVLNYIPARLTALLIVLSGYRKGIFSFIRKYARQHASPNSGYPESAMAGILDCRFGGPNIYHGILVEKPYIGTNDRELSIRDYKRAARINQSVCLITVILICLVFIPLI
- a CDS encoding cobyric acid synthase, which codes for MSFLRSIMFVGTCSDAGKSIVNTAFCRIFKQDGYHPAPFKAQNMSLNSYSTPDGLEIGRAQAVQAEACGITPESDMNPVLLKPTNEQCSQVVLNGKPVGNMSAREYFMSNNKAELFNQAYAAYERLQARYSPIVLEGAGSISEINLRERDITNMRMALRTNAATYLVADIDRGGVFASVYGSIALLSEEEKKLIKGIIINKFRGDISLFDEGRKIIHDLTGIPVVGVIPYFKDIYIEEEDSVSLETKNTKAGSGKINVAIVLLKRLSNFTDFSVLERDERFHAYYTNNVEEIGKADIIILPGTKNTISDLRNIRANGIAEAVIRAHKEGKKVIGICGGYQMMGARIEDPDQIEGDMTAIPGLGILPLVTIMEPEKVTRQDQFTFRNHPETCKGYEIHMGRTTLLDGVPESPLNRLHDGRTDGYILNERCWGSYLHGILDNDIVLNELAEGLTQATPTTFNYTDFKDQQYNKLADHVRAHVDLPYIYSTLKTK
- a CDS encoding pyridoxal phosphate-dependent aminotransferase gives rise to the protein MLNGHGDDIYKSNTEIKANFSTNVWYDADTDILRSMLITQIDKIFHYPEPAAESFVREVARFHNLQPQNVIAGNGATELFYLIAHAFEGSKTILPIPSFSEYEDACTLYRHQQIFVPIKDFQAGPADLMFICNPNNPDGHVWKLEEIENILQQYPQMTLVVDESFIDFAPTAQPSEPLLASYPNLLVIHSMTKSYAIPGLRLGYMLGSENLIDRIKRFTHPWNVNALAIEIGKFLLQNGKYLLPDTGRLLKRKENFVRAFDELPGYSPVPSETSFFLIHTIHKSHVLKQELLKQFGILIRDASNFRGLDEHYFRVNTLSDEKNQMLLRALRLLSITDL